TAAATAACTGTGATGATCGCGATAATCAAGATTTGAACGGTCAAAGTGTTTGGAACACCAAGCATATAGTTCATGCCAGTGTTAATTTGGATGACTCCGAGTCCTAACGAAGTAACAACAGCAGCAACTGTTGCAAAAACAGCAATAATGTCAATCAACTTTCCAAGCCAGCCGTTCGCTCTGTCTTCACCAATCAAAGGAACAAGCATCACTGAAATCAGGCCTTTTTTGTTCTTCCTATACATGAAGTAGGCAAGGGCAAGGCCGACAACGGCATAGTTAGCCCATGGAAGAATTCCCCAGTGCATAAAAAATGATGACAACGCAAAGTCTGCTGCACCTGGTGTTGCAGCCTCAATGCCTGTGCCAGCTTGAGGATAAAGATAATGTGTCAAAGGTTCTGCAACTCCCCAAAACACAAGACCAACGCCCATGCCACATCCAAACAAAAGACCAAACCATGTGAAATTTTTAAACTCAGGCCTTGAATCGTCGGCTCCTAATCTAATTTTTCCAAATTTACCGAAAGCGCACCAAGCCATAAAGAAGAAAAACACAAGCATCGCTATGAGATATAGCCAAGCAAAATCGGATGTCAAAACACCGAAGCAAATGTTTGCAACAGCCGCGAAACTCTCGTTGCCAGCTACTGACCAAATTGCCATTGCGCCAACGATAATGAGCGAAATGATAAACACGGGGTTGCTCAGTTCTTTTTTATTCATAATTCACCTCTCTTAATTCCCTTCCTAAATGTGCGATTGTGGCGGATTTCTATTTATCTTTGAAGTTGCATGAGCAGAATAATAAAACGTCAAAGATAAATTTTGTTCGAACTAAATATGCGAATAAATCCGCCTTTTTCTAATGTTTATAAAGAAATAAATTCCTCCTTTCAAAAAACTAAAAACAAATATTTAAAAGACCATTCACTTGAAAACTCAATAAATTTCTCTCTCGATAATCCACTCATCACGAATTTCCCAAACACAGCCAACATTATTCTGCATGTCATCAGAAGGTGTGCAACAGCGCGGCCAGCTGCGAATTATTTCGCTTTTAAACTGAGGAAACATGTTTCCCTTATCACTCATGATTAATGAAGCCTCGTTAACAATTCCTGCATCACGCAGTTTTTTGTCATGAGCACGTTCATCGTTGTCATCAACGGGGACATACATGTAATTCAAAACATATCCCCACTTGTTGTAATCAATGATAAAGAGTTGTTCATCAGGTACATCAACTGTGAGGGAAACCTCACCTTCTGCCTCAGGAAGTCTGGCTTCTTCTGTGAGAGCTAGCCAAATTGGCAAATATAGGTCATCTGGAACTGTTATTTGTTTTCTAGCCTGATCAGTTAGCCATCGATAGGCCTGGATGTAATAGTCAGAAATTGTGTCTGACTTAGCACGGAGGAATTGCTCGCGGCAAATGAAGCTGCCGTTCGCTTCAAGTTCTTTTAGCACAAGAACATTTTGTCTTGTCCAAACTACCATTGCAACCCCTCCCTTCACATCAGCAGTCGAACTTCTGACCGAATTAATTCAACAAAATAGAAAACGCTGAATTAATTTAGCTAGTCTAAAAATACATTATTTTTGAATATTTATCAAGATATTTTGAACAAAATTTGAAGCCGTTTAGGAAAACTGAACTTATCGCGATAACATTTGTTTCATGAGAAACATGCCATTACTGTCGGAATATGATTATTTAAACAAAATTTCAGGTATTTAAAAAATAATCAGCCTATTTTTGACAAACATGTTTAATTTAAGTATAATAAACGCAATTTGAGGGTATTCCTCACAAGCTGTTTGTTCACGTTTAGAAATGAGAGGAGTGTGAAATCGATGAAACTGGAGATTGGAAATATCCAAGTAAAAGACGTGGTTCTTGGAACAGAAAATTCTTTTAAGAATGGCATTCTTACTATAAACAAGCAAGAAGCTATTGACTACTTAAAAGAAAAAGACGACCACTTGACAGATGTTGACATTGTGATTGCTCACCCAGGTGACGACACAAGAATCTGTCCAGTCGTCGAAACTATTGAGCCAAGAATGCGCGTTGATGGTCGCACATTATTCCCGGGCGTAACTGATGATGTCGTGCCTGCAGGCGAAGGCGAACTCAAAGCTTTTAAAGGCTGCTGCGTCACAGTTGTGGCAAAAGAATGGGGTTCATTCGGCGACGGTGTTATTGACATGGGCGGCGAAGGAGCAAAGCACACCTACTGGTCAAAACTCATTAACATTTGCTTAGTTGGTGACACTGATGAAGAATTCGAGAGACATGAACAGCAAAAATGCAACCATGCTCTTCGTTGGGCAGGCCACCGCTTTGCCGAGTGGATTGGAAAAATTGCAGAGAATGTCGCTGTGGAAGAGACTGAGGTTTATGAGTTTGACCCAATCTTGAAGCGCGATGACTCACGCAAGGAGCTCCCAAATGTTGTTGCTGTTCTGCAGCCTCAATCGCAAATGGAGGCATTGGGCTACAACGATCTTTGGTATGGATGGGATATGAATAAATATCTGCCTTCTTTCGTGAGTCCAACAGAGGTTTTCGATGGCGCAATAATTTCTGGCTCATTCATGCCATCGTCATCAAAATGGTCAACCTATGAGATGCAAAACTTCCCAACATTAAAAGAGCTCATGAAGCATGACGGCAAAGAATTTAACTTTGTAGGTGTCATCATGTCAAACTTAAACGTTGCTCTTGAACAAAAAGAGCGTTCAGCCATTATGGTTCGCAACATGGCCCTCAATCTTGGAGCAGATTATGCCCTTGTAACTGAAGAAGGTTATGGAAACCCTGATGCTGACTACGTTCGTTGCCAGGTGATTCTTGAAGACGCAGGCATTCCTGTTGTTGGTATTTCGAATGAATCGGTTGGACGTGACGGATTTGGACAACCGCTTGTTACGCTCGACGAAAAAATGACCGCTCTTGTTTCCACAGGCAACGTTGGTGAGCTTTCTGACCTCCCAGCGTGCAAAACAGTTATTGGCAATCTTGAAGCACTGAACCGCGATGGCATGTCAGGATCTTGGGGTTATGACGAAATCCTCGGCAAATCAGGTCGTGACGATGGGTCAGTCATTATGGAAGACAACAACTGGTTCTGTGGCGACCACATTTCAGGTTTCTGCATTAAGACCATGAGAGAAGTTTAGGGGGTGCAACATGACTAAGAAAGTAATTGTTTACCTAAACCAATTCTTCGGTGGAAAAGGTGGCGAAGACACTGCAGATTATGAGCCAGAGCTCATAGAAGGTTTAGTTGGCCCTTCAGTGGCAATGAATGCTCAACTTAAAGACGCAGAAGTAACTCACACAATCATTTGTGGAGACAACTTCATGGGCTCAAACACCGATGAGGCACTTGCAAGAATCGAGAAAATGCTAGATGGCCTCGAATTCGACATGCTCCTTGCAGGTCCTGCTTTCCAAGCAGGCCGCTATGGCGTAGCTTGCGGTAATGTTTGCAAGCTTGTTGCTGAGAAATATGGAGTTCCTTGCATTACCTCAATGAATGTTGAGAACCCTGGTGTTGACATGTTTAAGAAAGACTGCTTCATCATGAAGGGTCACAATGCTGCTGCTCAAATGAGAAAAGACGTTCCTGCAATGACAGATTTTGCAAATCGTCTCCTTGCAGGTGAGCCAACTCGTGGTGCCGATGAAGAAGGCTACTTCGCACGCGGCTGCCGCCATGAAGTTTTCCTCGAAGATGTTTATGAAAACACTGCTGCCTATCGTGGTGTGCAAATGCTCATCAAGAAAATCAAGGGCGAGGACTACCAAACAGAGCTCATCATTCCCAAAAAAGATCTTGTCCCAATTGCACCTGCAATCAAAGATCTTTCAGAGGCGACGATTGTTCTCTGCACAACAGGCGGCATTGTTCCAGTAGACAACCCAGACAGAATTCAATCTGCATCTGCCACTCGTTGGGGCCGATACAACGTAGCTGGTCTTGACAAACTCCCTAACCGAGCAGAGGGCGGCTACAAAACAATTCACGCAGGATATGACCCTGCAGCTGCCGATGCTTGCCCTGATGTTTGCACACCAATCGATGCTCTTCGCCAATATGAAAAAGAAGGCAAGATTGGAAAGCTCGACGACTGGTTCTACACAACAGTTGGCACGGGAACAACAGAGTCTGAAGCTGCGCGCATGGCCAATGAAATGCTTCCTTTCTTTGAGGAAGAAGGAGTCGATGGCGTAATTATGACCTCCACTTGAGGCACCTGCACTCGTTGCGGTGCAACGATGGTTAAAGAATTCGAGAAGGCAGGCTATCCAGTAGTGCACATGTGCAACCTTGTTCCTGTTGCTCTCACGGTCGGCGCAAACAGAATTGTTCCAACAATCTCAATTCCATATCCACTTGGAGACCCAAACACTCCAGTCGAGGAGCAATACAAACTTCGTTATTCTCGCGTGGGAACAGCTCTAGATGCTCTCGCAACTGACTGCGATGAACAAACTGTTTTTAAAGTAAAGATCTAACTCCCTTGACTTTGCTTTAAATATTAACCAGCTCTTTCCCAGGAGTCGGTAACGCTCAAAGGCTGCTTTCGGGCAGCCTTTTTTGTGACTAGAGCTTAATGACAATGGAAGCACAACTCACAAATGCCGCATATATTTCGCTTTTTTTACTTGGATTAACACAAAATCAAGCACTACGCACATAACACCGCTTGCTGGCATGATTTTATATGTATACATTGATGAAGTGTAAAAAAGAAAAATCAACACTTCATTTTTATAATTAAATGTTCTTTAAAGAATGGTTCAGAAATTGTAATGAGTTTAATCGCTGATAACCCAGAATGATATTACAATTTTGTCGAATACGATTAATGAAACAAAAACTCACTGTATAGCTGATAAAACTATGGTTATATTAATTAAACAGCTCCAATTTGTTGTACAAAAAACTGGTAAAATTTGAAAAAAAATAGCCTAAGGAGTGGTAATGGGCAGAACTAAATATAGCGAAGCTGAACGTGACAAAATCATTGTAATGTTCATTTCTGCTGCTAGAGAAATAATCGAAACAGAAGGAATTAAAAAAATTACTGTAAGAAAAGTTGCAGATCTAGCAGGGTGCAACTCCTCACTTCTTTATTTCTATTTCCACGACGTTGATGAACTTGTGACAATGTCATCAATGAGCTATCTAGAAAAATACACTCGCAGTCTTGTAGCGGATCTCAAAAAACTCGAAAATCACTATGATATTTTTCTTCACACCTGGGAAGTTTTTACCGTTTACGCACTTGACAACCCAGAAGTGTTCAACCAGATTTTCTTCTGTGAACACAAAGTGCCACTTGAAAAGATGATTCGTGAATATTATCGTTTGTTCCCTGCACAACTTGAGAATGTTGGAGCTAGCGTTAAAGACATGCTATACCAAGGAACTCTAATCGAAAGAAACCTTGACATATTGCGGCCTCTTGTGACAGAAGGCATCATAAAGGCTGACAACCTCGACATGATCAACGATTTAATGCTCAGTTATTTCCACGAGATTCTCAGGCAGCGCCTTGCCTCAGATGGCGGCCTCATCGAATGTGAACAAATGCGCACACGCTTCATGAAAGTTGTCGAATACCTCGTCGAAAAAGAAAAAGTAGCAGCGTAGCACACTCTACACATGCACTCATAGGCGCAATGCTAGCGCCTAGTGCTCATTTCACATTCGTCTTGGCAAGCAATATTGCAGTCAGACTAAAGTCTATCAATTACTTTTAATTAGCTCCAAAAAATGTGTTCACAAGCAAAGCGCTAATTCAGACAGCTTTGTGCTTATTCCCACTCGCTAGCCAGAGTGCAAAGCATGATTGCTTTAATGGAGTGCATTCTGTTTTCCGCCTGGTCAAAAACAACAGACTGATTCGAACGGAAAACCTCGTCGGTCACCTCCATCTCAGAGATTCCAAACTGCTTGTAAACATCTTGAGCAACTGTGGTGTTTAAATCATGAAAAGAGGGTAGGCAGTGCATAAAAATACAGTTGTCGCCAGCACGTTTCATTACACGATTGTTTACTTGATAGGGGCTCAGCAGATTAATTCGACTCCCCCAAATATCAGAAGGCTCACCCATGGAAACCCAAATGTCTGTATAAATAACGTCGGCATTAACACAAGCATCATCAATGCTTTCACTAAGAGAAATTGATCCTCCAGTAGTGGCGCAAGTCTCTTTGCACTCCTGCACAAGAGAATCGCTTGGCCACAATTCACATGGGGCGCATGCGACAAAATGCATTCCTAATTTAACACAAACAGCAGCAAGTGAATTCGCAACGTTGTTTCTGGAATCGCCAACATACACAAGCTTTCTTCCTTTTAGATTAAAGCCGAGTTTCTCCTGTATCGTCATCATGTCGGCAATCATTTGTGTTGGATGAGCATCATCGGTGAGTCCATTCCAGACGGGCACACCCGACTCTCGTGCCAAGCACTCAACAGTTTCTTGCAGAAAACCGCGATATTCTATTCCATCATAAAAGCGCCCAAGAACTTTAGCAGTGTCTTCGATAGATTCTTTGTTTCCCATTTGTGAAGAGGCAGGATCGAGATAGGTAACATTCATGCCAAGATCGTGAGCTGCTACTTCAAACGCACAACGCGTTCTTGTGGAAGTCTTCTCAAACAAAAGACAAATGTTTTTGCCTCCCAAATAGCAATGCGCCTCTCCATCTTTCTTTTTCTTTTTGAGCGAATGTGCCACAGAAAGCATTTCTTCGATTTCAGCAGGTGTGAAATCGACAATCTTCAAGAAAGACCTGCCTGTGAGAGTT
This portion of the Phoenicibacter congonensis genome encodes:
- a CDS encoding glycine/sarcosine/betaine reductase component B subunit; this encodes MKLEIGNIQVKDVVLGTENSFKNGILTINKQEAIDYLKEKDDHLTDVDIVIAHPGDDTRICPVVETIEPRMRVDGRTLFPGVTDDVVPAGEGELKAFKGCCVTVVAKEWGSFGDGVIDMGGEGAKHTYWSKLINICLVGDTDEEFERHEQQKCNHALRWAGHRFAEWIGKIAENVAVEETEVYEFDPILKRDDSRKELPNVVAVLQPQSQMEALGYNDLWYGWDMNKYLPSFVSPTEVFDGAIISGSFMPSSSKWSTYEMQNFPTLKELMKHDGKEFNFVGVIMSNLNVALEQKERSAIMVRNMALNLGADYALVTEEGYGNPDADYVRCQVILEDAGIPVVGISNESVGRDGFGQPLVTLDEKMTALVSTGNVGELSDLPACKTVIGNLEALNRDGMSGSWGYDEILGKSGRDDGSVIMEDNNWFCGDHISGFCIKTMREV
- the argF gene encoding ornithine carbamoyltransferase, producing MKSTLTGRSFLKIVDFTPAEIEEMLSVAHSLKKKKKDGEAHCYLGGKNICLLFEKTSTRTRCAFEVAAHDLGMNVTYLDPASSQMGNKESIEDTAKVLGRFYDGIEYRGFLQETVECLARESGVPVWNGLTDDAHPTQMIADMMTIQEKLGFNLKGRKLVYVGDSRNNVANSLAAVCVKLGMHFVACAPCELWPSDSLVQECKETCATTGGSISLSESIDDACVNADVIYTDIWVSMGEPSDIWGSRINLLSPYQVNNRVMKRAGDNCIFMHCLPSFHDLNTTVAQDVYKQFGISEMEVTDEVFRSNQSVVFDQAENRMHSIKAIMLCTLASEWE
- a CDS encoding TetR/AcrR family transcriptional regulator, translating into MGRTKYSEAERDKIIVMFISAAREIIETEGIKKITVRKVADLAGCNSSLLYFYFHDVDELVTMSSMSYLEKYTRSLVADLKKLENHYDIFLHTWEVFTVYALDNPEVFNQIFFCEHKVPLEKMIREYYRLFPAQLENVGASVKDMLYQGTLIERNLDILRPLVTEGIIKADNLDMINDLMLSYFHEILRQRLASDGGLIECEQMRTRFMKVVEYLVEKEKVAA
- a CDS encoding glycine/betaine/sarcosine/D-proline family reductase selenoprotein B — protein: MTKKVIVYLNQFFGGKGGEDTADYEPELIEGLVGPSVAMNAQLKDAEVTHTIICGDNFMGSNTDEALARIEKMLDGLEFDMLLAGPAFQAGRYGVACGNVCKLVAEKYGVPCITSMNVENPGVDMFKKDCFIMKGHNAAAQMRKDVPAMTDFANRLLAGEPTRGADEEGYFARGCRHEVFLEDVYENTAAYRGVQMLIKKIKGEDYQTELIIPKKDLVPIAPAIKDLSEATIVLCTTGGIVPVDNPDRIQSASATRWGRYNVAGLDKLPNRAEGGYKTIHAGYDPAAADACPDVCTPIDALRQYEKEGKIGKLDDWFYTTVGTGTTESEAARMANEMLPFFEEEGVDGVIMTSTUGTCTRCGATMVKEFEKAGYPVVHMCNLVPVALTVGANRIVPTISIPYPLGDPNTPVEEQYKLRYSRVGTALDALATDCDEQTVFKVKI
- a CDS encoding DUF3841 domain-containing protein, which translates into the protein MVVWTRQNVLVLKELEANGSFICREQFLRAKSDTISDYYIQAYRWLTDQARKQITVPDDLYLPIWLALTEEARLPEAEGEVSLTVDVPDEQLFIIDYNKWGYVLNYMYVPVDDNDERAHDKKLRDAGIVNEASLIMSDKGNMFPQFKSEIIRSWPRCCTPSDDMQNNVGCVWEIRDEWIIEREIY